The Amycolatopsis sp. DG1A-15b genome window below encodes:
- a CDS encoding helix-turn-helix domain-containing protein, with amino-acid sequence MSSAQPQWSALAHRLRALRENQWPEAGITQAQLAKALGGNKSLSISLISSWENTEKPVTPPTRRLDAYATLFATRRSLDGGTLRILPIGQLTDGERARRAELLDELLELREGRELVASPAPVADIWTFEQGQNITIVCARLPEKYRNLSYADPESADFVSLYTYADPDALIELFGHIRSRNPDNNVKFCTSEELTADDYTSHLVLLGGVDWNSVTRDVIERVDLPVEQVGRVDDAEHGGFRVQQDGRPKLFEPKLDRREHLLEDVAHFYRGESPFNRKRTVTVCNGMYGRGTLGAVRALTDARFRDRNIAYVQDRFGDVESFSIISRVPVVGGQGLTPDWTLEENRLHEWPEAAA; translated from the coding sequence GTGTCCTCAGCTCAGCCGCAGTGGTCCGCGCTCGCTCACCGCCTGCGCGCGCTGCGCGAGAACCAGTGGCCCGAGGCCGGGATCACCCAGGCTCAGCTCGCCAAGGCCCTCGGGGGGAACAAGTCCCTCAGCATCTCCTTGATCTCCTCGTGGGAGAACACGGAAAAGCCGGTGACGCCGCCGACCCGGCGGCTCGACGCTTACGCGACGCTGTTCGCGACCCGGCGGTCGCTGGACGGCGGCACGCTGCGCATCCTCCCCATCGGACAACTGACGGACGGGGAGCGAGCGCGGCGCGCGGAACTCCTGGACGAGCTCCTGGAGCTCCGCGAAGGCCGGGAGCTCGTGGCGTCGCCAGCCCCGGTGGCCGACATCTGGACGTTCGAACAAGGCCAGAACATCACGATCGTCTGCGCCCGGCTCCCGGAGAAGTACCGGAACCTGTCCTACGCGGACCCGGAGAGCGCCGACTTCGTCTCGCTCTACACCTACGCCGACCCGGACGCGCTGATCGAGCTGTTCGGGCACATCCGCTCGCGCAACCCGGACAACAACGTCAAGTTCTGCACCAGCGAGGAGCTGACGGCCGACGATTACACGAGCCACCTCGTCCTGCTGGGCGGCGTGGACTGGAACTCGGTGACCCGGGACGTGATCGAGCGGGTGGACCTCCCGGTGGAGCAGGTCGGCCGGGTGGACGACGCCGAACACGGCGGGTTCCGGGTGCAGCAGGACGGGCGTCCGAAGCTGTTCGAACCCAAGCTCGACCGGCGGGAACACCTGCTCGAGGACGTCGCGCACTTCTACCGCGGCGAAAGTCCGTTCAACCGAAAGCGCACCGTGACCGTGTGCAATGGTATGTACGGTCGTGGCACTCTCGGAGCGGTTCGCGCGCTGACGGACGCGCGTTTCCGCGACCGTAACATCGCGTACGTGCAAGACCGGTTCGGCGATGTGGAATCCTTCAGCATCATCAGCCGCGTGCCTGTCGTCGGGGGACAGGGGCTGACCCCCGACTGGACCCTCGAGGAGAACCGGTTGCACGAGTGGCCCGAGGCCGCCGCGTGA
- a CDS encoding DUF2127 domain-containing protein has product MTEQKPTATERFFRIAIAIKGLDGALQVVGALILAFIPASTVSGFTHAVITRDLLGDPSGTLARHLESATENFLHGDTKTFAVAYLLAHGLIKLGLVWALARKIVRAYPVAAVILAAFVVYEIFRAVHTHSIALPFFAALDVVIIVLVLREYRQLKRG; this is encoded by the coding sequence ATGACCGAGCAGAAACCGACGGCGACCGAGCGGTTCTTCCGGATCGCGATCGCGATCAAAGGCCTCGACGGCGCCCTGCAGGTCGTCGGGGCGCTGATCCTGGCGTTCATCCCCGCCTCGACGGTCAGCGGGTTCACCCACGCCGTGATCACCCGCGACCTGCTCGGCGACCCGTCGGGCACGCTGGCGCGCCACCTCGAATCGGCGACGGAGAACTTCCTCCACGGCGACACGAAGACCTTCGCGGTCGCGTACCTGCTCGCCCACGGGCTGATCAAGCTCGGCCTCGTGTGGGCGCTGGCCCGCAAGATCGTCCGCGCTTATCCCGTTGCCGCCGTCATCCTCGCCGCGTTCGTCGTCTACGAGATCTTCCGCGCGGTGCATACCCACTCGATTGCGCTGCCGTTCTTCGCCGCGCTCGACGTCGTGATCATTGTTCTCGTGTTGCGGGAGTACCGGCAGCTCAAGCGCGGTTGA
- a CDS encoding zinc finger protein, which yields MAIMLRWQQAEGKRHALDGPFPPRPEEQFVALCGEEVTVAVRDVPQLGGNWFDPTCAECESAWLARC from the coding sequence ATGGCCATCATGTTGAGGTGGCAGCAGGCGGAGGGGAAGCGTCACGCGCTCGACGGGCCGTTCCCTCCGCGTCCGGAGGAACAGTTCGTGGCTTTGTGCGGGGAAGAAGTGACCGTCGCGGTGAGGGATGTTCCGCAGCTCGGGGGGAACTGGTTCGACCCGACGTGCGCCGAGTGCGAGTCGGCGTGGCTGGCGCGGTGCTGA
- a CDS encoding glycosyltransferase family 39 protein gives MTTVLPAPVTEPRHRKESGAHAPPRWVRPAAFGLLAATALLYLWNLTASGYGNSFYAAAVQSGTQSWKAWLFGSLDSGNVLTVDKPPAALWVGTAFARIFGFSSFTVLAPQALMGVASVGILYLTVKRTSGPVAGLLAGAVLAVTPVAALMFRFNNPDALLVLLMVAGAYFVVRATETASPRWLALAGAAIGFGFLTKMMQAFLVLPAFGLVYLLAAPTSPGKRLLHLGAAVVALVVSAGWFIALVDLWPASSRPYIGGSEGDSLLELALGYNGLGRIFGGEGNGGGMGGGGMGGNTAFGGSTGLFRMFGASFGTEVSWLLPAALIGLVAGLWFTRRAPRTDRTRAALVLWGGWLVVTALVFSFMSGTVHPYYSVALAPAIAALVAVSGRALWQGRAHPAPRAVLAGMVVATAVWSFILLDRTPEWFPALRWIVAVLGVLVGTVLVMGVPASRRVVAVVAAAVVLTIGVSSAAYGVETASVAHSGSIPTSGPTSSAMGGGFGGDPDSSSSAIGALLAKTTTKWAAVTTGSQSAASLELASGKAVIGIGGWSGSDPAPTLAEFKAYVAAGEVKYYVEGGRGGGPGGGSSEITEWVTANFTATTVDGQTVYDLQS, from the coding sequence ATGACCACCGTCCTGCCCGCTCCGGTCACCGAGCCCAGGCACCGCAAGGAGTCCGGCGCGCACGCACCGCCGCGCTGGGTCCGCCCGGCCGCGTTCGGGCTGCTGGCCGCGACCGCGCTGCTGTACTTGTGGAACCTCACCGCCTCCGGCTACGGCAACTCCTTCTACGCCGCCGCCGTCCAGTCCGGGACGCAGAGCTGGAAGGCGTGGCTGTTCGGCTCGCTGGACTCCGGCAACGTGCTGACCGTCGACAAGCCGCCCGCGGCCCTGTGGGTCGGCACGGCGTTCGCCCGGATCTTCGGCTTTTCGAGTTTCACCGTGCTGGCGCCGCAAGCGCTCATGGGTGTCGCCTCCGTCGGGATCCTCTACTTGACGGTGAAGCGGACTTCCGGCCCGGTCGCGGGGCTGCTGGCCGGGGCGGTGCTGGCGGTGACGCCGGTCGCGGCGCTGATGTTCCGCTTCAACAACCCGGACGCGCTGCTGGTGCTGCTGATGGTCGCGGGCGCCTACTTCGTCGTGCGGGCCACGGAAACGGCGAGCCCGCGGTGGCTGGCGCTGGCCGGGGCCGCGATCGGGTTCGGGTTCCTCACGAAGATGATGCAGGCGTTCCTGGTGCTGCCGGCCTTCGGCCTGGTGTACCTGCTCGCCGCGCCGACGTCGCCGGGCAAGCGGCTGCTGCACCTCGGCGCTGCGGTCGTGGCGCTGGTCGTCTCGGCGGGCTGGTTCATCGCGCTGGTGGACCTGTGGCCGGCGTCGTCGCGGCCGTACATCGGCGGGTCCGAAGGGGACAGCCTGCTCGAACTCGCGTTGGGCTACAACGGGTTGGGCCGCATCTTCGGTGGCGAGGGCAACGGCGGCGGCATGGGCGGCGGCGGCATGGGCGGCAACACCGCCTTCGGCGGGTCGACGGGCCTGTTCCGGATGTTCGGGGCCAGCTTCGGCACGGAGGTGTCGTGGCTGCTGCCGGCCGCGCTGATCGGGCTGGTGGCCGGATTGTGGTTCACGCGCCGCGCGCCGCGGACGGACCGGACCCGGGCGGCGCTGGTGCTGTGGGGTGGCTGGCTGGTCGTGACGGCACTGGTGTTCAGTTTCATGAGCGGCACGGTGCACCCGTACTACTCGGTGGCGCTGGCACCGGCGATCGCCGCGCTGGTCGCGGTTTCGGGCCGCGCGCTGTGGCAGGGCCGGGCGCACCCGGCGCCGCGGGCCGTGCTGGCCGGGATGGTCGTGGCGACGGCGGTGTGGTCGTTCATCCTGCTGGACCGGACGCCGGAGTGGTTCCCGGCGCTGCGCTGGATCGTCGCGGTGCTCGGAGTGCTGGTGGGCACGGTGCTGGTGATGGGCGTGCCGGCCTCGCGCCGGGTGGTCGCGGTCGTGGCGGCGGCGGTGGTCCTGACGATCGGCGTGTCATCAGCGGCGTACGGCGTCGAGACGGCGTCGGTGGCGCACAGCGGCTCGATCCCGACGTCGGGTCCGACTTCGAGCGCCATGGGCGGTGGCTTCGGGGGCGATCCTGACTCGTCGTCGAGCGCCATCGGCGCCCTGCTGGCGAAGACGACGACGAAGTGGGCCGCGGTGACGACGGGTTCGCAGAGCGCGGCCTCGCTGGAGCTGGCGAGCGGCAAGGCGGTGATCGGCATCGGCGGCTGGAGCGGTTCGGACCCGGCCCCGACGTTGGCCGAGTTCAAGGCGTACGTGGCCGCGGGTGAGGTCAAGTACTACGTCGAAGGTGGCCGAGGAGGTGGGCCGGGTGGCGGATCGTCGGAGATCACCGAGTGGGTGACGGCGAACTTCACCGCCACCACCGTGGACGGCCAGACGGTGTACGACCTGCAAAGCTGA
- a CDS encoding serine/threonine protein phosphatase, with the protein MITTRPGYPRWHTASAQGPRSLNADAVGAYAAAGGPGIAFALADGVGDDPAAAHAARTAAAAAARTPVHKGPVEAVLAAQRAVREQTLGDAVLVVAMPAGHGGYRIAWVGDARAYAWDGTTLSRLTTDHTLAEFFRARHQPVTPRMEHVVTTSVRTADAHEIGTAETTSAGLLLTSDGVHKPLTGSGIRALLAQPGTGAAELVEAALARGGSDNATALYVEPLEVDSTTVRFPVAA; encoded by the coding sequence ATGATCACCACACGTCCGGGTTACCCACGCTGGCACACCGCGAGTGCGCAGGGGCCGCGCTCACTCAACGCCGACGCCGTCGGGGCGTACGCCGCCGCCGGCGGCCCGGGCATCGCGTTCGCGCTCGCCGACGGCGTCGGGGACGATCCCGCCGCCGCACACGCCGCCCGCACCGCCGCCGCGGCCGCCGCGCGCACGCCGGTCCACAAAGGACCAGTCGAGGCGGTGCTCGCCGCGCAGCGGGCGGTGCGCGAGCAGACGCTCGGGGACGCGGTGCTCGTCGTCGCCATGCCGGCCGGGCACGGCGGGTACCGCATCGCCTGGGTGGGTGACGCCCGCGCGTACGCCTGGGACGGCACCACGCTGAGCCGCCTCACCACCGACCACACGCTCGCCGAGTTCTTCCGCGCCCGCCACCAGCCGGTGACGCCACGGATGGAGCACGTGGTCACCACCAGCGTCCGCACCGCCGACGCGCACGAGATCGGCACGGCGGAGACGACGAGCGCGGGCCTCCTGCTGACCAGCGACGGCGTCCACAAGCCGCTCACGGGCAGCGGTATCCGCGCGCTACTGGCGCAGCCGGGCACGGGCGCAGCAGAACTGGTCGAAGCCGCCCTCGCCCGCGGCGGCTCGGACAACGCGACCGCCCTCTACGTCGAACCCCTGGAGGTCGACAGCACGACGGTCCGGTTTCCCGTCGCCGCGTGA
- a CDS encoding bifunctional glycosyltransferase family 2/GtrA family protein encodes MTATAPASRPGTVPVDLAGPQPVLDVVIPVYNEETDLEPCIRRLHAHLAEHVSYPYRITVADNASTDATLQVAERLAREFPEVAVQHLDEKGRGRALNAVWQASDAAVLAYMDVDLSTDLAALAPLVAPLLSGHSDLAIGSRLARGARVVRGPKREFISRCYNLILRSTLAAKFSDAQCGFKAIRADVARELLPHVVDTGWFFDTELLVLAQRAGLRIHEVPVDWVDDPDSSVNIVKTATEDLKGIARVTKATFTGDIPVSRLREQLGRQPIGVDAPGVPPRLVTQLVRFAAIGVSSTLAYLLLFLLLRTVVGAQPANFAALLVTAIGNTALNRRLTFGIRGRAGAGRHQFEGLIVFGLGLALTSGALALLNGSTTPGLVLELTVLVLANLAATVLRFLLLRGWVFHPRRQATSPKEY; translated from the coding sequence ATGACAGCCACCGCCCCCGCATCGCGGCCCGGGACCGTCCCGGTCGACCTGGCCGGCCCGCAGCCCGTTCTCGACGTCGTCATCCCGGTCTACAACGAAGAGACCGACCTCGAACCGTGCATCCGCCGGCTGCACGCTCACCTGGCCGAGCACGTCTCCTACCCGTACCGGATCACCGTCGCCGACAACGCGAGCACCGATGCGACGCTGCAGGTGGCCGAACGACTGGCCCGGGAGTTCCCGGAGGTGGCCGTCCAACACCTCGACGAGAAGGGCCGCGGCCGCGCGCTCAACGCCGTGTGGCAGGCCTCCGACGCCGCCGTGCTCGCCTACATGGACGTCGACCTCTCCACCGATCTCGCCGCGCTCGCGCCGCTCGTCGCGCCGTTGCTGTCCGGGCACTCCGATCTCGCCATCGGCAGCAGGCTCGCCCGGGGCGCGCGCGTGGTGCGCGGCCCGAAGCGCGAGTTCATTTCCCGGTGTTACAACCTGATTCTCCGCTCGACGCTCGCCGCGAAGTTCAGCGACGCGCAGTGCGGGTTCAAGGCCATCCGCGCCGACGTCGCCCGTGAACTGCTGCCGCACGTGGTGGACACCGGCTGGTTCTTCGACACCGAACTGCTCGTCCTGGCGCAGCGCGCCGGGCTGCGGATCCACGAGGTGCCGGTCGACTGGGTCGACGACCCGGACTCGTCGGTCAACATCGTCAAGACGGCCACCGAAGACCTCAAGGGCATCGCCCGCGTCACCAAGGCCACCTTCACCGGGGACATCCCGGTCAGCAGGCTGCGCGAGCAGCTCGGCAGGCAGCCGATCGGCGTCGACGCGCCCGGCGTGCCGCCGCGGCTGGTGACGCAGCTGGTGCGGTTCGCCGCGATCGGCGTCAGCAGCACGCTCGCCTACCTCCTGCTGTTCCTGCTGCTGCGCACGGTCGTCGGCGCGCAACCGGCGAACTTCGCCGCGCTGCTGGTGACGGCGATCGGGAACACCGCGCTGAACCGGCGGCTGACGTTCGGCATCCGCGGCCGCGCCGGCGCCGGACGCCACCAGTTCGAAGGGCTGATCGTGTTCGGGCTCGGGCTTGCGCTGACGAGCGGAGCGCTGGCCCTGCTCAACGGATCCACCACCCCCGGCCTCGTCCTGGAGCTCACCGTGCTGGTGCTGGCGAACCTCGCCGCCACGGTGCTCCGGTTCCTGCTCCTGCGCGGCTGGGTGTTCCACCCGCGCCGCCAGGCCACCTCTCCGAAGGAGTACTGA
- a CDS encoding Crp/Fnr family transcriptional regulator, with translation MEPTGFWAELAPADRRKVAESATRRSFRRGQTVCREGDLSRVVLVLLSGHVRIVHGTPDGRDVVVGVRGAGDVIGELAAIDDLPRSATVEALDDLDVLEIPGDRFAALCRTRARISWALLLVLSARLRSVGRQWLDVGGGAAARRVAAQLMQLAVQHGVPRGDDIRIAVPATQAELAMTAAISRESWARATRDLRRRGVISTGRRQVTIHRMAELRRLAS, from the coding sequence GTGGAACCGACGGGCTTCTGGGCCGAACTGGCCCCGGCCGATCGCCGCAAGGTGGCGGAGTCCGCCACGCGCCGCTCGTTCCGGCGCGGGCAGACCGTGTGCCGGGAAGGCGACCTCTCCAGGGTCGTGCTGGTGCTGCTGTCCGGGCACGTGCGGATCGTCCACGGCACGCCGGACGGGCGCGACGTCGTCGTCGGGGTGCGCGGGGCCGGTGACGTCATCGGGGAGCTCGCCGCGATCGACGACCTGCCGCGTTCGGCGACCGTCGAGGCGCTCGACGACCTCGACGTGCTCGAGATCCCCGGCGACCGGTTCGCCGCGCTGTGCCGGACGCGGGCGCGGATCTCCTGGGCGCTGCTGCTCGTGCTCTCGGCCCGGCTGCGCTCGGTCGGCAGGCAGTGGCTGGACGTCGGCGGCGGGGCCGCGGCGCGGCGGGTGGCGGCGCAGCTCATGCAACTGGCCGTCCAGCACGGCGTGCCACGCGGGGACGACATCCGGATCGCGGTCCCGGCCACCCAGGCCGAACTGGCGATGACCGCGGCGATCTCGCGGGAGTCCTGGGCGCGCGCGACGCGCGACCTGCGCCGCCGCGGGGTGATCAGCACCGGCAGAAGACAGGTGACGATCCACCGCATGGCTGAACTTCGACGACTGGCGAGCTGA
- a CDS encoding thiamine-phosphate kinase, whose translation MSEATEPRLGQLGERGIQEKVLRPRYGDTEGFGDDSAFLTKVDSPSELVATTDSCPAPLVDLLREPDLYHSGWLLATINLSDLAAAGAEPLGLVVNYTLPAATTVRQFERLLDGVDDCCAAHGTRVVGGDIRDGAVVQLTATAIGRCAPGSRLRRIGARAGDRLLLAGSPGYLWAAALVETGRAKLPAPAREEIWRRASRPPAQLQAGRLLAANGLARAAMDVSDGLFATVRALGEANGLGAAVTGEFELAEPVAEVAVRSGVRPFDLAQTWGDWGLVVATRPEDAELATKTLREEGLAVQEIGKFTADRRFTVGAENAPWRGIAQERFSAGSWHGGELSTMLADVLGR comes from the coding sequence ATGTCCGAGGCGACTGAGCCACGCCTCGGCCAGCTGGGCGAGCGCGGCATCCAGGAAAAGGTGCTGCGGCCGCGGTATGGCGACACGGAAGGCTTCGGCGACGACAGCGCGTTCCTGACGAAGGTGGACAGCCCGAGCGAGCTCGTCGCGACGACCGACAGCTGCCCGGCGCCGCTGGTCGACCTCCTGCGGGAGCCGGACCTGTACCACTCGGGCTGGCTGCTGGCCACGATCAACCTCTCCGACCTCGCGGCCGCCGGTGCCGAGCCGCTGGGTCTCGTCGTCAACTACACCCTGCCCGCGGCGACCACGGTGCGGCAGTTCGAGCGGCTGCTCGACGGCGTCGACGACTGCTGTGCCGCGCACGGCACCCGGGTCGTGGGCGGGGACATCAGGGACGGCGCGGTCGTCCAGCTGACGGCGACGGCCATCGGACGGTGCGCTCCGGGCAGCCGGCTCCGCCGGATCGGGGCGCGCGCCGGGGACCGGCTGCTGCTGGCCGGTTCCCCCGGCTACCTCTGGGCCGCGGCCCTGGTGGAGACCGGGCGGGCGAAGCTCCCGGCGCCGGCCAGGGAAGAGATCTGGCGGCGGGCCAGCAGGCCGCCGGCCCAGCTGCAGGCGGGACGGCTGCTGGCGGCCAACGGGCTCGCGCGGGCGGCGATGGACGTCTCCGACGGCCTGTTCGCCACGGTCCGCGCGCTGGGCGAGGCGAACGGCCTCGGCGCGGCGGTCACCGGGGAGTTCGAGCTGGCCGAGCCGGTGGCCGAAGTGGCCGTGCGCAGCGGTGTGCGGCCGTTCGACCTCGCGCAGACCTGGGGCGACTGGGGACTCGTCGTCGCGACCCGGCCCGAAGACGCCGAACTGGCCACGAAGACCTTGCGCGAGGAAGGCCTGGCGGTCCAGGAGATCGGGAAGTTCACCGCGGACCGGCGGTTCACGGTGGGCGCCGAGAACGCTCCTTGGCGGGGTATCGCCCAGGAGCGGTTCTCGGCCGGTTCGTGGCACGGCGGCGAACTGTCCACAATGCTCGCCGACGTGCTGGGGCGCTGA
- the dcd gene encoding dCTP deaminase, with translation MMLVELKAQVRRRRARRGVLTDRAIRRACETGDLRVEPFDPALVRPAALSLRLGYEAFTLETAGPVDIADRETHPELVPKEPDGRGRLAVEPGEVVLAPTLEKIGLSENLAGLVDGTSDYARLGISVVLCGQVSPGFGWGTGAVLTLEIVNHLRHPVLLYPGARICNLMLFASTGSELPYGEMPHNYSSDHRVVASRLADHVRGD, from the coding sequence ATGATGCTCGTGGAGCTGAAAGCCCAGGTCAGAAGGCGCCGGGCACGGCGCGGCGTGCTGACCGACCGGGCCATCCGGCGGGCTTGCGAGACCGGTGACCTGCGGGTGGAGCCGTTCGACCCCGCGCTCGTGCGGCCGGCCGCGCTCAGCTTGCGGCTCGGGTACGAGGCGTTCACCCTGGAGACCGCCGGGCCGGTCGACATCGCCGACCGGGAGACCCACCCCGAGCTGGTCCCGAAGGAACCGGACGGGCGGGGCCGGCTGGCCGTCGAGCCCGGTGAGGTGGTGCTCGCGCCGACGCTGGAGAAGATCGGCCTCTCCGAAAACCTGGCCGGCCTCGTCGACGGCACCAGCGACTACGCGCGGCTCGGGATCAGCGTGGTGTTGTGCGGACAGGTCAGCCCCGGGTTCGGCTGGGGCACGGGCGCGGTGCTCACCCTCGAGATCGTCAACCACCTCCGGCACCCCGTGCTGCTGTACCCGGGTGCCCGGATCTGCAACCTGATGCTGTTCGCCTCCACCGGGAGCGAGCTCCCGTACGGCGAGATGCCGCACAACTACTCGAGCGACCACCGGGTCGTCGCATCCCGATTGGCGGATCATGTCCGAGGCGACTGA
- a CDS encoding helix-turn-helix domain-containing protein — MVTTPEQVGVELRRLREAAGETQAELAKVVRVSRANLTQWESGRYLPSAAKARLLDEHFGMGNALLGMIESARNQGKGPGPVLETAGSLREVFRRAGRALADDLIRDGNGRASGWRHYLRQDDPRTTLATAYGVKAMSLIGEPALDLHPVLADLYGKRSELGWQGRSKGRRPEVTAAVIDALYPASSLLSVEDGLGYLARSLDGYSRTRPFLLTTALRTAVRLRPDAPLTTELADDLLAARLDFGGVLLWGEKKAPHQVAPEPSAAHTARAVVALQALRHNGVDRADVEEAVELGTQWLIARDHPDDGVSDELRLDQPDGAPALRLTIRHFTAAWVVQALAEAPRVPSARLERALAAVWERYESGVGLWAWGSGDLPIWMTLDAITALKAAALAFPAPVLASP, encoded by the coding sequence GTGGTAACAACCCCCGAACAGGTCGGTGTCGAGCTGCGCCGGCTGCGCGAGGCCGCCGGTGAAACCCAGGCCGAGCTGGCCAAGGTCGTGCGGGTGAGCCGGGCGAACCTGACCCAGTGGGAATCCGGGCGCTACCTCCCGTCGGCGGCGAAGGCCCGGCTGCTCGACGAGCACTTCGGGATGGGGAACGCGCTGCTCGGGATGATCGAGTCGGCGCGGAACCAGGGCAAGGGCCCGGGCCCGGTGCTCGAGACGGCGGGCTCCCTGCGGGAGGTGTTCCGCCGGGCGGGCCGCGCCCTCGCCGACGACCTGATCCGCGACGGAAACGGCCGGGCGTCGGGCTGGCGGCACTACCTCCGGCAGGACGACCCGCGGACGACGCTGGCGACCGCGTACGGGGTCAAGGCGATGTCGCTGATCGGCGAGCCCGCCCTGGACCTGCACCCCGTCCTGGCGGACCTCTACGGCAAGCGCTCGGAGCTCGGCTGGCAGGGCCGCTCGAAGGGGCGGCGCCCCGAGGTCACCGCCGCCGTGATCGACGCGCTCTACCCGGCGAGCTCGCTCCTGTCCGTCGAGGACGGTCTCGGCTACCTCGCCCGCTCGCTCGACGGCTACAGCCGGACGCGGCCGTTCCTGCTCACCACCGCGCTCCGCACCGCGGTCCGGCTCCGCCCGGACGCGCCGCTGACGACGGAGCTCGCCGACGACCTCCTCGCCGCCCGGCTCGACTTCGGCGGCGTCCTCCTGTGGGGTGAGAAGAAGGCGCCGCATCAGGTCGCTCCGGAGCCGTCGGCGGCGCACACCGCGCGGGCGGTGGTGGCCCTGCAGGCGTTGCGGCACAACGGGGTGGACCGCGCCGACGTCGAAGAGGCGGTCGAGCTCGGCACGCAATGGCTCATCGCGCGGGACCACCCGGACGACGGCGTCTCCGACGAGCTCCGGCTCGACCAGCCGGACGGCGCGCCCGCCCTCCGGCTCACCATCAGGCACTTCACGGCGGCGTGGGTCGTCCAAGCGCTGGCCGAAGCACCCCGGGTGCCTTCGGCCAGGCTGGAGCGCGCGCTCGCCGCCGTGTGGGAACGCTACGAATCCGGAGTCGGGTTGTGGGCATGGGGCAGCGGGGACCTCCCGATCTGGATGACTCTCGACGCCATCACCGCCCTTAAGGCGGCCGCGCTGGCGTTCCCGGCTCCCGTTCTGGCTTCCCCGTAG
- a CDS encoding AfsR/SARP family transcriptional regulator, translating to MEFRILGPLAVSRADGRAAALGGCKPRTLLAALLLARGRVVPDERLISLLWEGERPSTVDAQVCTYVSRLRKALGRPARLVRTGGGYLLTPGGTVDAEEFERLASSGHDELRADRPARAAALFRAALELWRGPVLAGVAEPLRAGEAARFDELRLTVLEGRLEADIAAGEHLRAVPDATAFVLEHPMRERARALLMAALCAGGRPADAVAVYHRGRRLLDERLGMTPGPALRAAYQRVLDAQAG from the coding sequence ATGGAGTTCCGGATTCTCGGGCCGCTGGCGGTCTCGCGTGCCGACGGCCGGGCAGCCGCGCTCGGCGGGTGCAAGCCGCGGACGCTGCTGGCGGCGTTGCTGCTGGCCCGCGGGCGCGTGGTGCCCGACGAACGGCTGATTTCGCTGCTGTGGGAAGGCGAACGGCCGTCGACGGTCGACGCGCAGGTGTGCACGTACGTCTCGCGCCTGCGCAAGGCCCTCGGCCGCCCGGCGCGGCTCGTCCGCACCGGCGGTGGCTACCTGCTGACGCCGGGCGGGACCGTCGACGCCGAGGAGTTCGAGCGGCTGGCTTCGTCGGGCCACGACGAGCTCCGCGCGGACCGCCCGGCCCGCGCGGCGGCGCTGTTCCGCGCCGCACTGGAGCTGTGGCGCGGCCCGGTGCTCGCGGGCGTCGCCGAACCGCTGCGCGCCGGCGAGGCGGCGCGGTTCGACGAGCTGCGGCTGACCGTGCTGGAGGGCCGGCTCGAAGCCGACATCGCGGCGGGCGAGCACCTGCGCGCGGTACCCGACGCGACCGCGTTCGTCCTCGAACACCCGATGCGGGAACGCGCGCGGGCCCTGCTCATGGCCGCGCTCTGCGCGGGCGGACGGCCGGCGGACGCGGTGGCGGTCTACCACCGCGGCCGCCGCCTCCTCGACGAACGGCTCGGGATGACGCCGGGGCCGGCGCTGCGTGCGGCGTACCAGCGGGTCCTGGACGCTCAGGCGGGGTAG
- a CDS encoding GNAT family N-acetyltransferase, with translation MTEPHVRRAESADLESFAAVLGDRAFFDDRFRRQQEKHGVLFLGWLGPLPAGAVYLWLAEAEEKPISDHLPGVPLITHLEVHQDLRRNGVGTALVREAERRLLEKGRYRVALAVRTDNDDAARLYKHLGYRDWGHGEVICLARKTLPDGTVLTEEEVCYVLVSDLVPITPAPRTEADPAAAPHPC, from the coding sequence ATGACCGAGCCTCACGTACGGCGGGCCGAATCGGCAGACCTGGAATCGTTCGCCGCAGTCCTCGGAGACCGCGCTTTCTTCGACGATCGCTTCCGGCGGCAGCAGGAAAAGCACGGCGTGCTGTTCCTGGGCTGGCTGGGTCCCCTGCCCGCCGGAGCGGTCTACCTCTGGCTGGCGGAGGCGGAGGAAAAGCCGATCAGCGACCACCTGCCCGGCGTTCCCTTGATCACGCACCTCGAAGTCCACCAGGACCTGCGGCGGAACGGCGTCGGCACCGCACTGGTCCGCGAGGCCGAGCGTCGCCTCCTCGAGAAGGGCCGCTACCGGGTCGCGCTGGCGGTGCGGACCGACAACGACGACGCCGCGCGCCTGTACAAGCACCTCGGTTATCGCGACTGGGGTCACGGCGAGGTCATCTGCCTGGCGCGGAAGACCTTGCCGGACGGCACGGTCCTGACCGAGGAGGAAGTGTGTTACGTGCTGGTCAGCGACCTGGTGCCGATCACACCCGCGCCGCGGACCGAGGCCGACCCGGCTGCCGCGCCGCACCCGTGCTGA